Proteins from one Suncus etruscus isolate mSunEtr1 chromosome 3, mSunEtr1.pri.cur, whole genome shotgun sequence genomic window:
- the LOC126003910 gene encoding histone-lysine N-methyltransferase PRDM9-like, whose product MLPRSLFAAELKPEIHPCSFCSLAFSNQSFLSHHMKRSHPSWFLLGTSARKHLQSENSCPHDQNQCSDPYNDKPKNNILESQKHKESSIHLTSRMKLRRISTVFSRLFSSQIGSDSKQMTMEEDINTCLKENPKDTGGVVPGIDLPIILRDKYIRPEQGFNDESNIITYQMTHTGEKLHVCKECGRGYSQRSNLIRHQRTHTGEKPYICGECGHGFSLRTYLITHQRTHSGEKPHVCRECGRGFSVRSHLIRHQRTHTGERPYVCKECGHGFSRRSHLIRHQRTHTGEKPYVCGECGRAFSVRSALITHQRTHTGEKPYICGECGRAFSERSALITHQRTHTGEKPYACKECGRTFSQRSDLIRHQRTHTGERPYVCKECGRGFSRRSHLITHQRTHTGERPYVCEECGRGFSLMSHLITHQRTHTGEKPYACKECGRTFSQRSALITHQHECKSHQTPEDTQEKSPIFAGNGQGFIQMTICRPHKWDRYRRSGSKKVEHMPHVAQMMGNAKVVAGVGCGGGTAGHFPTPPPFYTSDCVQKVLGRDTIDKYTVGSGQEFQTEPSIEAKPSLPSQVMVLIKETIEVRIGKFKESHLIL is encoded by the exons ATGCTGCCAAGAAGCTTGTTTGCCG CAGAACTCAAGCCAGAAATCCATCCTTGTTCCTTCTGTTCTCTTGCCTTCTCCAATCAGAGCTTCCTCAGTCATCATATGAAACGAAGTCATCCCTCTTGGTTCCTCCTGGGAACATCTGCAAGAAAGCACCTTCAATCAGAGAATTCCTGTCCACATGATCAGAACCAATGTTCTGATCCATATAATGACAAACCAAAGAATAACATACTTGAaagtcaaaagcacaaagaaagctccATACATTTGACTAGTAGGATGAAGCTTAGAagaatttcaacagtgttttcTAGACTCTTTAGCAGCCAAATAGGTAGCGATAGTAAACAGATGACAATGGAGGAAGACATTAACACATGCCTTAAAGAAAATCCAAAGGACACAGGTGGGGTAGTTCCAGGGATAGACTTGCCAATAATTTTAAGAGACAAGTATATAAGGCCTGAACAAGGCTTCAACGATGAATCAAATATTATTACATATCAAATGACTCATACTGGGGAGAAGctccatgtttgcaaggagtgtggccGTGG CTACAGTCAGAGATcaaatctcatcagacaccagagaacacacacaggagagaagccctatatttgtggggagtgtggaCATGGCTTCAGTCTAAGGACatatctcatcacacaccagagaacacactcaggggagaagccccatgtttgtagggagtgTGGCCGTGGCTTCAGtgtgaggtcacatctcatcagacaccagagaacacacacaggggagaggCCCTATGTCTGCAAGGAGTGTGGACATGGCTTCAGTAGGAGATcacatctcatcagacaccagagaacacacacaggagagaagccctatgtttgtggggagtgtgggcgtgCATTCAGTGTGAGGTCAgctctcatcacacaccagagaacacacaccgGAGAGAAGCCCTatatttgtggggagtgtgggcgtgCATTCAGTGAGAGGTCAgctctcatcacacaccagagaacacacaccggagagaagccctatgcttgcaaggagtgtgggcgtaccttcagtcagaggtcag atctcatcagacaccagagaacacacacaggggagaggCCCTATGTCTGCAAGGAGTGTGGACGTGGCTTCAGTaggaggtcacatctcatcacacaccagagaacacacacaggagagaggcCCTATGTTTGcgaggagtgtgggcgtggcttcagtcTGATgtcacatctcatcacacaccagagaacacacaccggagagaagccctatgcttgcaaggagtgtgggcgtacCTTCAGTCAGAGGTCAGCTCTCATCACACACCAGCATGAGTGcaagtctcatcagacaccagaggacacacaggaGAAAAGCCCCATATTTGCAGGGAATGGGCAAGGCTTCATTCAGAT GACAATATGTCGCCCTCACAAATGGGATCGGTACAGAAGGAGTGGCAGCAAGAAGGTGGAGCATATGCCCCACGTGGCACAG ATGATGGGAAATGCCAAGGTAGTAGCTGGTGTGGGCTGTGGTGGAGGTACGGCAGGGCATTTCCCCACTCCCCCTCCATTTTATACTTCAGATTGTGTCCAGAAGGTCCTGGGAAGAGACACCATCGACAAAT ACACAGTAGGATCAGGTCAGGAATTTCAGACTGAACCTTCTATTGAAGCAAAACCTTCACTGCCAAGTCAGGTTATGGTTCTAATAAAGGAGACCATTGAAGTAAGGATTGGGAAGTTTAAGGAGTCTCACTTGATTCTTTAA